In the Tetrapisispora phaffii CBS 4417 chromosome 7, complete genome genome, one interval contains:
- the THI3 gene encoding branched-chain-2-oxoacid decarboxylase THI3 (similar to Saccharomyces cerevisiae THI3 (YDL080C); ancestral locus Anc_2.390) — MNNLALKSYTENNMLPDELTVSEYLFHRLKQLNVNTIFGLPGEFNMSLLDKLYNVEGMRWAGNANELNASYAADGYSRLKKLGCLMTTFGVGELSVINGIAGSFSENVGIIHIVGMPPIQIQRSQLLMHHTLGNGDYNIFHRLSDDIYCYSAVVTHPNLCIQEIDKCLSKAWLSQKPVYLGLPENLVSVKVKSTLLNTPLDLKLPNNDKDNENIAIDQILKKIYSAKNPAIIADACVTRHSVEKETQMLIEKTKFPYFVTPMGKGGVDEYSKQFGGVFVGSISSAKVREIVDFADLIIVIGNLQSDFKTTSFHFTYKTKDIVMISSSCVKLKNGLYPELHIKEFLGKLVDNIVTTKITYKPIISPIMNIPNNITSEESFESLTNYSKTPDKNDSNVNKTLLKQEWVWNEFSLWFREGDIIITETGTSAFGINQTKFPNRTIGISQTLWGSTGYSVGACLGASFAAEEIHQSNPNIEKPRVILFVGDGAFQLTMQELSTMVKWNLDPYIFLMNNQGYSVDRFLTHQSRRNNSNANNILKSNNNNDYFDIQLWDYLNLFNLFNAMNYETYKVLSCNDLLKILNSKSFSNEHRIRMVEIILPPMDVPKSLMERWVQEQEEKKRKFDIINNNHSSEDDCHDDESYGNGNNYNGNITEMVLKKRNTITANNSDFYLTSSASPSTAYSSPFSLK, encoded by the coding sequence atgAATAACTTAGCGTTGAAATCGTAtacagaaaataatatgcTGCCTGATGAACTGACAGTATCAGAATACTTATTCCATAGATTGAAGCAGTTAAATGTCAACACTATTTTTGGGTTACCTGGTGAATTTAATATGTCCTTATTAGATAAACTTTACAATGTTGAAGGTATGCGTTGGGCAGGTAATGctaatgaattaaatgCGTCGTATGCGGCTGATGGCTATTCAAGATTAAAGAAGTTAGGTTGTTTAATGACAACATTTGGTGTTGGCGAATTATCTGTGATCAATGGTATTGCAGGATCATTTTCTGAAAATGTAGGTATTATCCATATCGTAGGTATGCCTCCAATACAAATACAAAGGTCTCAGCTACTTATGCACCATACATTAGGTAATGGTGACTACAATATTTTCCATAGATTATCAGATGACATTTACTGTTACTCTGCTGTTGTTACTCACCCTAATTTATGTATCCAAGAAATTGACAAATGTCTTTCTAAGGCATGGCTTTCTCAAAAACCTGTTTATTTGGGACTACCAGAAAATTTGGTCTCTGTAAAGGTAAAATCAACTTTGTTAAATACACCTCTAGATTTGAAATTACCAAACAATgataaagataatgaaaacaTTGCAATCgatcaaattttaaagaagatatattCTGCTAAAAACCCTGCCATAATCGCAGATGCATGCGTAACTAGACATAGTGTAGAGAAAGAAACTCAGATGTTAATCGAGAAAACAAAGTTTCCTTATTTTGTTACTCCCATGGGTAAAGGTGGGGTGGATGAATACTCTAAACAATTTGGTGGTGTTTTTGTAGGATCAATTTCATCTGCAAAGGTAAGAgaaattgttgattttgcagatttaataatagttaTAGGAAATTTACAAAGTGATTTCAAGACAACATCATTTCACTTTACatataaaacaaaagaCATTGTTAtgatatcatcatcatGCGTTAAACTGAAAAATGGCCTGTATCCTGAACTTCACATAAAAGAGTTTTTAGGTAAATTGGTAGACAATATTGTCACAACCAAGATAACTTATAAGCCTATCATAAGTCCTATAATGAACATTCctaataatataacatCAGAGGAAAGTTTTGAAAGTTTAAcaaattattcaaagaCACCAGATAAAAACGATTCTAACGTAAATAAAACCCTTTTAAAGCAAGAATGGGTTTGGAATGAGTTTTCCCTTTGGTTTAGAGAGGGTGATATAATTATAACAGAAACCGGTACATCTGCATTTGGAATCAACCAGACTAAATTTCCAAACCGCACGATTGGTATTTCACAGACTTTATGGGGTTCGACGGGCTATTCAGTTGGTGCATGTTTAGGAGCTTCTTTTGCAGCGGAGGAAATACATCAAAGTAATCCCAATATCGAAAAACCCCGTGTAATTCTGTTCGTTGGTGACGGTGCCTTTCAACTAACTATGCAAGAGCTATCTACGATGGTAAAATGGAACTTAGACCCTTACatttttttgatgaatAATCAAGGTTATTCAGTTGATAGATTTTTGACCCACCAGAGTAGAAGGAATAATAGCAATGCTAACAACATTTTAAAgagtaataataacaatgatTATTTCGATATTCAATTATGGGactatttaaatttattcaacCTTTTCAATGCTATGAATTATGAGACCTACAAGGTTTTAAGCTGCAATGATTTACTAAAGATCTTAAATTCCAAAAGTTTTTCCAATGAACACAGGATAAGAATGGtagaaattattttacCACCCATGGATGTTCCAAAATCTTTAATGGAAAGATGGGTGCAAGAGCaagaagagaagaaaaGGAAATTCGACATAATAAACAACAATCATAGTTCCGAGGATGATTGTCACGATGATGAAAGTTACGGTAACGGCAATAATTATAACGGTAACATAACTGAAATGGTTCTCAAGAAAAGAAACACCATTACTGCCAATAATTCAGATTTTTACTTGACCTCATCAGCATCGCCATCGACTGCGTACTCATCGCCTTTTTCACTCAAGTGA
- the PSO2 gene encoding DNA cross-link repair protein PSO2 (similar to Saccharomyces cerevisiae PSO2 (YMR137C); ancestral locus Anc_2.394), translated as MANKSIIQIKRSEVKLKSSTKLKRTAKLDGISKRSNASQTLKSNKKQRSLLEFNIPTTKIMPIGHRGPSEFSVKVNKVINLNDDNSNENNPKYNGNSINKIYTVDDVVEILSDDDDKLNDSNIGTGYIAADKIQVNEIEQTIYKSIICPICELCLDDLKIHEREVHCEECIEGSLKKESETSIKLCHEESLATIIDLEGEIQQSNNTDKEITTNRKEEILINQDQGNKKEIVIAEQKNVTVKENKKVIVQRKSKPKAPLPKFKILTFDGGSYKIVVDGFNYASEPDINKYFLSHFHSDHYIGLKKSWDQGIIYCTEVTAKLMELKFNLTGDMVQILPLNEHFWIEPYLSVIAIDANHCPGAAIFLFQEWDKAKLDTLPSLRQILHTGDFRSNKSMIENINRIVNGISIDEIYLDTTYLTPGYHFPLQKSVLDTTSNFACKLENDGKQLLFKDTQRSIMSFLKNKNKCKFNNLFLIGTYSIGKEKLAISIAKKLNTKIFINKDSLKFKIISQYLNCFPADIITNDVSESYVHLVPISVLNSKETIENYITTLSESYENIVGFIPTGWTFMNRYGIKLDQYETIAEKVKHCQELLDEKNALKYDTFNIDSILKQYKKYAKYQIFKVPYSEHSSFKDLIEFGININCDKFIAIVNLDDMNKVDNMISWFKAWEFIKNAKGNGV; from the coding sequence ATGGCAAATAAATccattattcaaataaagaGAAGCGAAGTAAAGCTTAAGTCAAGCACCAAACTGAAAAGGACTGCTAAACTCGATGGGATATCAAAAAGAAGTAATGCATCACAAACTTTAAAATCGAATAAAAAACAGAGAAGCTTGTTGGAATTTAATATTCCAACAACGAAAATAATGCCCATAGGACACAGAGGACCTAGTGAATTTTCTGTCAAAGTTAATAAGGTAATAAATctaaatgatgataattcGAATGAAAATAATCCCAAATATAATGGTAATTctatcaataaaatatatacagtAGATGATGTAGTAGAGATTCTTTCAGATGATGACGATAAACTAAATGACTCTAATATTGGTACAGGCTATATTGCCGCTGATAAGATTCAAGTCAATGAAATTGAGCAAACGatatataaaagtattATATGTCCCATTTGTGAATTATGTTTAGATGATCTTAAAATTCATGAAAGAGAAGTACATTGTGAAGAATGCATAGAAGGAAGTCTAAAGAAAGAAAGTGAAACATCAATTAAACTTTGTCATGAGGAGAGTCTGGCTACCATCATAGATTTAGAAGGAGAAATCCAACAATCCAACAATActgataaagaaattacAACTAAcagaaaagaagaaatacTTATAAATCAAGATCAAGGgaacaaaaaagaaatcgTAATAGCGGAACAGAAAAATGTGACTGTAAAggaaaacaaaaaagttATTGTTCAAAGGAAATCAAAACCTAAGGCTCCACTACCCAAATTTAAGATTCTAACATTTGATGGTGGCTCCTACAAAATTGTTGTTGATGGTTTTAACTATGCCTCAGAACctgatataaataaatatttccTTTCACATTTTCACTCAGATCACTATATTGGATTAAAAAAATCCTGGGATCAAGgcattatatattgtaCAGAAGTAACTGCAAAATTAAtggaattaaaatttaaccTTACTGGAGATATGGTTCAAATATTACCTTTAAATGAACATTTTTGGATTGAACCGTACCTTTCTGTGATAGCAATAGACGCCAATCATTGTCCAGGTGCAGCTATATTTCTATTTCAAGAATGGGATAAGGCAAAACTAGACACACTTCCCTCATTAAGACAAATATTGCATACTGGAGATTTTAGAAGTAATAAAAGTATGATCGAAAATATTAACAGAATTGTAAATGGAATCAGCATAGATGAGATATACCTGGATACAACATATTTAACCCCTGGATATCATTTTCCGCTACAGAAATCAGTTTTAGATACAACGTCTAATTTTGCTTGCAAACTTGAAAATGATGGTAAACAATTGCTATTTAAAGATACTCAAAGGTCGATAATGAGTtttcttaaaaataaaaataaatgtaaatttaataatttatttttaattggaACTTATTCAATAGGGAAGGAGAAACTTGCTATATCAATAGCTAAAAAGCTGAAtactaaaatattcataaatAAAGACTCGcttaaatttaaaattatttcccaatatttaaattgcTTTCCTGCGGATATAATAACTAATGATGTAAGTGAATCTTATGTTCACTTAGTGCCTATATCTGTGTTGAATTCGAAAGAAACTATTGAAAACTATATTACAACTTTAAGTGAAAGCtatgaaaatattgttgGTTTTATACCCACTGGGTGGACGTTTATGAATCGATATGGTATTAAATTAGATCAGTATGAAACGATTGCTGAAAAAGTAAAGCATTGTCAGGAGCTATTAGATGAGAAAAATgcattaaaatatgataCATTTAACATCGATTCAATACTTAAgcaatataaaaaatatgcgaaatatcaaatttttaaagttcCGTACTCTGAACATAGTAGTTTCAAggatttaattgaatttggtattaatataaattgtgataaatttattgcGATAGTGAATTTAGATGATATGAACAAAGTAGATAACATGATCTCTTGGTTTAAAGCTTGggaatttatcaaaaatgcTAAGGGAAACGGGgtatag
- the GAT2 gene encoding Gat2p (similar to Saccharomyces cerevisiae GAT2 (YMR136W); ancestral locus Anc_2.395) encodes MGMLNVENNIKNELLEFNSAYIKYNSATSNDDDILKNIPMEKFYNFLVLLGVLEKDMKALLKLKQISINNNKSNASVQKQYDIARDLPSNSSKNYIYADDHQEMSKSNSTSALTQSPPQFQLPPISHLTNPRSPNTNSHLAEKENNNNSNVFHFPTGIHHTISDHQSIENAPNSCEKLIMRIKKRNNLHNPYNYMGAVNSNQIHKRQLADNLQSRLINNNVSHLHPDSRHLPNNSINVSNVPYDQNNPSRNQKLLNRVDPPTLFCKQCNENETPEWRRGPYGNKTLCNACGLYYSKLIKKFNSEQANIIMRYKKTTYPSDRKIPLQFEIPINFIEHLKNDSTLDDAYFNK; translated from the coding sequence atggGCATGTTGAATGTTGAAAAcaacattaaaaatgaactACTGGAATTTAATTCTGCttatattaaatacaaTTCAGCAACAagtaatgatgatgatattttaaaaaatataccCATGGAAAAATTCTATAATTTTCTGGTTTTATTGGGTGTGTTAGAAAAAGATATGAAAGCTTtattaaaactaaaacaAATTTCCATTAATAACAACAAGAGTAACGCATCCGTTCAAAAACAATACGATATTGCTAGAGACCTTCCCTCAAATTCTTCGAAAAATTACATATATGCTGATGATCATCAAGAAATgtcaaaatcaaattcaacATCTGCTTTGACTCAATCGCCGCCACAATTTCAATTACCACCAATTTCACACCTAACAAATCCAAGAAGTCCAAACACTAATTCTCATTTAGCTGAAAAAGagaacaataataattcaaatgtaTTCCATTTTCCAACTGGTATTCATCATACAATTTCAGATCACCAAAGTATCGAAAATGCTCCAAATTCATGCGAGAAATTAATTATgagaattaaaaaaagaaataactTACATAATCCATATAATTATATGGGTGCTgtaaattcaaatcaaattcatAAAAGACAATTAGCTGACAATTTACAAAGCCGActcattaataataatgtaaGTCATTTACATCCAGATTCAAGGCATCTACCAAACAATAGCATCAACGTAAGTAATGTACCATACGATCAAAACAATCCTTCAAGAAATCAAAAACTTTTGAATAGAGTTGATCCACCAAcattattttgtaaacaatgtaatgaaaatgaaactCCAGAATGGAGAAGAGGTCCATACGGTAACAAAACATTATGCAACGCTTGTGGCTTATATTACAGcaaattgattaaaaaattcaatagcGAACAAGctaatattataatgaGATATAAAAAGACCACTTATCCATCAGATAGAAAAATTCCACTACAGTTTGAAATAcctattaattttattgaacatttgaaaaatgattcCACTCTAGATGATGCTTattttaacaaataa